The segment GGTCCTCTAGCATCTTTTATATACATGGCACTACAACAGATTTACTCCATCCTGGtgatgttattgttgttgctgatgATGTCATTGTTGTTGTCCTTGATGAGGTTCAGCTCATTCTGTTTCCTGAGTGCACGTGGTACCACCTTCTTCTTCATAAAGAGTTTTTGCAGAAACTTGTCACTGAGGCCCCGGGGGAAGTAGCTGCAGATGAAGTACATGAGGCCGACGCCAGGCCCGGCATAGTAGCGTACCTGAGGCTGTGGCGAGAGAAGTACCTTCACGATGGTGTTAACGACAGGGCTCAGGTCCTCGTTGGCTGATTTGGCAAAATTCTGGAAGAGGTCCTTGGTCTCCATGATGTAGTCTTCGCCATACTCTTCTAAAAGGCTTGGCGACAAGTTCTGAAGAAGGTGCTGATACTGTTTCTCCCAGTACTCGGTGTTACTGCTCTGTCCTAGGAACAATAAAAGGGATGCACTTTTACAAGTGGCAGCGTCTTATTCCAGGTAAGAGCTGAAATCTTAACTCTATCCAAGATGTAAAATATCCATAGTTTTTCAGTAGCACATTTAACAGTCGTTTATAGCAATAATATATCTACCCACGCTTTTGTTCCAGTAAACCAGAACATCTTCTGACGTACTAggtcatgcaaaaaaaaaaaaggattggcTTCCATGATTAATGCCTATTCCAGAATAATGGGAAGAAGCTTGACTGAGAGATTAGAGATGAATGAATTGAGAGGAATGTAAACATGGCTCTGGGTACACTTTATCCTGCTGTTTATCTAGTAAAATCCTTTAACTGCTTTTGGCTGTGCAGCCTGTTAAATTAACAAGTGAACAAAGAATTTGAGCTAGAGATGGTTTCATTTAAAAGAGCTGAAACGGGGGTTTGTTTtaagatgttacacaagctaTTAGTCCACCCAGAAGTTTTCAAGGGTCTTGAAAATAACACAAAGCTCCATTACATTCAGAAATCTATTGATTTTTGTATAACTTCAGCACTTTATGTCATGAAATAAGATCGTCTGTGAGTATTGACCCTTAGAGGCTAAGCCTTTTTCATTTCCCCCACTGCTAAGCTTCTAAATTTGTAGCTCCAAAAGGTAGCTATACAAACcaagttttttccccctgtgcATGCTAAACTACTTAGATACATTATCATGTTATGTAATAGTAATCATTAGCATTATGCTTATAATAGCGTAGTAGATTCTACATTACTTTAATgtaactaaaacaaaacaaaaaaaaaaaccctcactcATGGTCCTTTAATTCATGATCCTAGCTTTACGATGTAAGATGGAATATTTTTTCCTAAGAGCACATGTTCTGGTGATTATTCTACAGGTTTTCAAACACAGCATGTGATTCCCTACTGACAGCCATGATCAATACATTCTTAGAAATTGCATTAATTGTATTTTAAGGATGCCTTTATGTGATCTTCAGTGGCAGTAGCGCCCCACCATGTACGTACATCAGCCATTCAACAAGTTTTAATCTTCATAAGGTCTGATTTcacaattacatacattttaaattcttttgaaATACTAATTAGCCgttcatcaaatatttaaaaaatgtttgtcaGATATGAGCTGACGTCCCAATGATTTGCTCTTCTGTCTGGAATTTtgacctagtggtcaaaaatgggaactgcaataAGCACTAATAGAGGCCCATTGGGCAGGACTAGTGTTACCCCTTGCTTGCTTTATACGCATATTCACTGGAGGAGGTTCTCACTTTTTACCCCAAATAATGCTCCAGTGGCCACCAAGGAAATCAGAATTAAATCTAATTTATTTACTCAAAAAAGGCAAAGTGTAAGTGTGGACGGTAGTGTCTATGATATACAGAACCATCTCTATTGTAAGatatatattgcaaagattgggTAAAAGAAAGAGGCATTATGAAATGGataatgtctgtacatcagaaaTGCATGTGCACCACATGCGTGtgatacttatttccccacgCAAATGCTGGAAAAGAATTTTCCAATGGACAAATATTTTGGGCTAGTTTCAagtcttttgtgtggtttttgagttGTAGAgctggaaattttgctgaaacctggcaaccctggttaacGATATTAGCCAGGTGACAGAAACCACACCTGTTTGCTGTATCAAACACTGCTGAACAAAGGACCATTTAAAACCACTTAAAATAATCTGCTTGACTGTGCTTGACTGGATGACTTTATGTTGTGAGATCTCAACTGGTCATTACAGGTTAGTCTAAATACTCACTAGCTAGTAGCCAGTAGCATAAATCAATTGTGATAGTCTCTTAACGTAATATTGTTTGAGGCCATCCACATTAATGTAGAGGACCcacttcacaaaaatattccGAGCTCATGAACAAATGTGAATATTTTCTCACCTGTTTTAAAAGAAGAAGGTAATATCGTGGACACTTTTACCCCCCATGGCTCCAACTCGTGACGGAGCGTGTCAATGAAGAGGTTTAGTGCTGCCTTTGAGGCCCCATAGGATGCCAGACATGGGAAGGGCTGTTCAcctgtgcatacacacacacacacatacgcagagtgagtaaatgtaccccAAGGAGTCAACTTGATTTATGTTTTTGGCCATTAAATCAATTATTAAAGTCATTTGCTTATTTTCCCCTTATTAGTACCACATGCACAAGATTtcataaaacacacaataaaaccACTTCAGTCCTTTGATTTACTGTCCAGCTTTTTATGGTGTACTTTTATTAGTGAACTGTTTTGCTGGTAAATGCGGAtaagctgcaaaaaaaaaatgtacgaGGTGTACGTATAGAACAGATTAGCTTTCTCTCCAGGCTTAGTAGATGGAGTGCCTGTTTCAAATACACCATGACAGCTGCTGATCCAGACAGCAAGAACGAATCAAAAAGACGGCACTGCGCCAGGACTGAACTATTCACAAGTGCAGGATGAGTATAGCTTGCTGGGGGTTAATTGCACATTGCGCtgctttatatataaacatgtggtTTTGCCTCTGGTGATGTGAAGTTTGTGTTTTAAACAGTGCCAGCTTAACCGTTCACAGGATCTGCAGAACCTTTGAAAACACAGCCCACCTGTGAGAAGGCTTACTGGAACATGGCAGGGAGACATTCACATGGTAGCGTCTGGTGTTCTtaagtgccaaaaaaaaaacgccccTACTCTGCCCCCACTGCCTAGTGATATACCTCTGATGGAGACATCTTTGTTTAACAGGGCTGGATGCCAGTTCTTCAGCCAGGACTCAGATGGCAGCATACCAGGCCGTAGCTGGAATTGGCATGATGGCGGTAAACAAGGTGCGATAAAAATCACTAGTGTGGAAGGAAGGAAAGCAACGCCACGACGCTCGTGTTATCGGGTTCATCGGAGAGCGAGACAGGAGTTGTTCTGAGGAGGTAATCACTGAGCCCTCATCAGTCAGACACATCAGGGAGATAACAATCTGGGATTGAATGTCAACATCTAGATCTATTTTTACTAGTTTTATGTTTAGACATTTTTGGACATTTAGAACTCCAGGTCTTTAAATGGGATAAGATAAAATCTTACACGAatttatgaagtgtgtgtgtgtgtgtgtgtgtgtgtgtgtgtgtgtgtgtgtgtgtgtccaataCAGATTTATCTAGCCTCCTTGTGGTTTTGTAATGGTTGGTAATGAGATTTaaaatttctattttatttgtaaatggtCTTTAAAGATTTAACAGGTGAACACTGACTCATTCCAGATGCACCTGATGATCTTCTAATAggatttaaatgtgtgtgtgtgtgtgtgtggcatttgCCTATCCTCCCCgtacttcaggggtttcctctggatactctggtttcctcgcccaggccaaagacatgcgttgcagcctgattggtgtttccaaattgtccacagtgtgtgaacaggtatgtgaacgtgtgtgtgagtgtgccctgtaatgggcTGGGTGTTCCCTGCCTTATGTCCCgagctccctgagataggctccagactccccggcaaccctgtgtaggataagtggtatggataatggatggatggatggatggacctaaTGAAGCTGTGATATTCACATGTATACACACCTGCATTTCAGGCTTTCTGGAGGAAAACAAGAAATCACTGGGTTATTTAGCTAGAACTATATGGAGTCCATTCTGTGCCAAAATTCTTAAATATTTTGATAGTGGAGGCTTACATTTTGTTTAAGTATTCAGTTATATGAGAATTAAATCAAACCTAATTTGAAATCCTCACTTCATTTTAGCTATAATTGGACTAACATAGCTAAACCCCGCCCCCTCTTTCAAGAAGCAATTACAATGCTTAAAAATGAGGCTCAGTTTTTGCTATCCACATTGtcttatttgctgttaacaaaaGTCTTGCACAACCAAGAACAATAGCACCACCAGTGGTCAAGTAAacatacacagaatggtatgaagtgaggctggggctgatttctttctagcccagactgcaGTATCATTGTATCAGTGACAGTGGTGTCAGTATACATGGCATGATTCTGAACACTTGACTCACAAAATGGCATAATTTCCTCTCTTTTAATGAGCATGttcatgtgtttgtgcatgATAAGACCAGATGCTACAAGGCTAAATCGTAATGGTCTCATAATAGTAATTGGAGTTACTCATAGGTCATAGAATGTTTTCAGCCCTCCTGTTGAATATCATGGCCAGCCTTTACAactttatctctctttttttggcatttcatttgtgaatttttgcacttacatacatatttttttttccttctttataAGATAAAGTGAAAATACAACCAGAAGCTATTGTGTAATAGAAATATATCTTGTTAAAGCATGCATTTCATGTCCAGACTGGGAGTTCAGCTTGGTTTTAGTTCTTGGTTTGTTTTAAACCAAACATTATGGCATGTAATAAAGTGCACATGTGGCTATGAGGATGTTTTTCTTCAGAAACACACAGTAAGATGCATATTTCTTCTTCTACAACTGCTACACCCCTGCTCATGTCACCacaatagaaaagaaaaagcatccTAAAGGGATGGAGTGTTATTCAGTTATGTTTTAGATATGACCATTTTTAGATGAATAATTAAGGAATTCATGTTGCTTGCAGGTTTTGTGAACTCCATAAAACTGGTCAGATTGAATATTTCCTAGATCGGTAAGCACTTTAAAGACCATAAAAACTTCTATGAGGAAGTGAAATCAGATTTATGTGTGTGAATTGATGTGTGTATGAGAATATATGTACCTGATGGACTGGAGATGGTCACTAGTCGGCCTTTGTTTTGTCTCAGTAGAGGGAGGAAGGTCTTGGTGACGTAGACGGTTCCGAAGAAATTCACCTCCATGCAGCCTCTGTAGTTTGACATGAGCGAGAGCTCGGCGTCTCCAAAGTTcacacacattcctgcattGTTCACCAGCGCCCACAGGCCTACAAGATAACCGATGACACCAAACTACATTTCAAAACCTGTGACTGTGACATGACTAAAAGTGTATTGGTGCAACTTGTGGCTTAGTAATAAGTTATTGTTATAAGAACAGTATGCATGTTCATGATAAGTGTAAGGGAGTGTATGAAGAGGTCAAAGGAGATGTGCTGATGTGCTGTTCTCTTCTACTTCTGTGAATTGCACTATGTTGAATATGTAGAGAATGAAATGAACGAGTGCCAGAAATTACACTTTGTctttgatttttgatttttttttcattcgtTTGCAGAACGTATTCAGCTGTGAAAGCCCAGCTGTTTTGTTTATAGGCTTGGCCTCGGGTCACCttctcccccacacacacacatacacacacatacactatctCCTTGCACTAATTCTTCCTGCATGTCTGCTTTGACCGCAATGTTTACAGACATCTGGATTGGTGAAGACTCACATTCAAGCAATGGACAAAACAGAGAAATAAACACTGTATTATCTGTAGTTAATTAGCACTGGCGCAAATAAAGGACATGCCTAAATGTATTTGATGGCTTGTGTCTCTGGAAGGGGGTAAGCACATCACTGTGGAGCTCTGTATCGGTGATTTGTAGTGAACACTGGGAGTCTTAGTAATCACCCCAGAGCAGAGTTTTATGATGATATGTTTATCCAGAGCAGTAACACATTTATAGACCTTCTGAGAAagcataataaaaaaagaattggcaaaaaaaaaaaaagagttggaTTGAATATGtgtggcatgctgttatagaaagatAGCACAtaactgaatgaataaaaaaaaagcagttttattccttttattacACAGCGTTAGCAGTTTATTAGTGAACGTTAAGTTTTTCG is part of the Ictalurus punctatus breed USDA103 chromosome 27, Coco_2.0, whole genome shotgun sequence genome and harbors:
- the hsd11b2 gene encoding 11-beta-hydroxysteroid dehydrogenase type 2, whose protein sequence is MDDYALSFWIYMGVMSVFLGGTVKKFLASHVSAVPSLVAWLGAMLLVERLCAMCMPAVLALAIFCATCWLYSLWAAPAPVLPVEGKAVLITGCDTGFGHATARRLDAMGFQVFATVLDADGDGAKRLKSSCSPRLTLLQVDITQPQQVQQALLNTKDKLGMKGLWALVNNAGMCVNFGDAELSLMSNYRGCMEVNFFGTVYVTKTFLPLLRQNKGRLVTISSPSGEQPFPCLASYGASKAALNLFIDTLRHELEPWGVKVSTILPSSFKTGQSSNTEYWEKQYQHLLQNLSPSLLEEYGEDYIMETKDLFQNFAKSANEDLSPVVNTIVKVLLSPQPQVRYYAGPGVGLMYFICSYFPRGLSDKFLQKLFMKKKVVPRALRKQNELNLIKDNNNDIISNNNNITRME